One Paenibacillus sp. FSL H7-0737 DNA segment encodes these proteins:
- a CDS encoding S66 family peptidase produces the protein MKPNKLKPGDELRIISPARSLSLIAAEQRKIAKEQLQKLGFRISFSVNSFEKDDFVSSSIDSRIEDLHEAFLDPNVKGILTTIGGFNSNQLLRYIDYSIIAEHPKRLCGYSDITALSNAIYAKTGLVTYSGPHFSSFAMLHDNEYTTEYFRKLMMDNKEIVVRPSKHWSDDEWYLDQENRVFIRNEGPFIINDGEAKGTIIGGNLCTLNLLQGTEYMPSLKNSILFLEDDYESSPATFDRDLQSLIHQPDFQHVKGLVIGRFQQGSRMTKELLIKIITSKEELSDIPVIADVDFGHTSPMITFPVGGQASLRAYGVRVELRISE, from the coding sequence ATGAAACCCAATAAGTTAAAGCCTGGTGATGAGTTGCGAATCATCTCACCTGCCAGAAGTCTATCGTTAATCGCTGCTGAACAAAGGAAAATTGCCAAAGAACAGCTACAAAAATTAGGCTTTCGGATATCATTTTCCGTAAATTCTTTTGAGAAGGATGATTTTGTTTCCTCATCGATCGATTCTAGAATAGAGGATTTGCACGAAGCTTTTTTAGATCCGAATGTTAAAGGGATTCTTACGACCATTGGAGGCTTTAATAGCAATCAACTGCTACGTTATATCGACTATTCCATCATTGCAGAGCATCCTAAACGATTATGCGGGTATTCGGATATTACTGCTTTAAGTAATGCAATCTATGCTAAAACAGGATTAGTTACATATTCCGGACCACATTTTTCTAGCTTTGCAATGCTTCACGACAATGAATATACCACCGAATATTTCCGTAAGCTGATGATGGACAACAAAGAAATAGTGGTGAGGCCTTCGAAGCATTGGAGTGATGATGAGTGGTATCTGGACCAGGAGAACCGTGTATTTATCAGAAATGAAGGTCCGTTCATTATCAATGATGGAGAAGCGAAAGGGACAATTATCGGTGGGAACCTGTGTACATTAAATCTTTTGCAGGGAACGGAGTATATGCCAAGTTTAAAAAATTCGATATTATTTCTTGAGGATGATTATGAGTCATCGCCTGCAACCTTTGATCGGGATTTACAATCGCTGATTCATCAACCAGATTTTCAGCATGTTAAAGGATTGGTTATTGGCAGATTCCAACAAGGATCACGTATGACTAAAGAACTGTTGATCAAAATCATAACTTCAAAAGAAGAGCTATCAGACATTCCTGTCATTGCAGACGTGGACTTTGGACATACCTCCCCAATGATTACTTTCCCTGTAGGTGGACAAGCCTCACTTCGTGCTTATGGGGTTAGAGTAGAGTTAAGAATATCAGAGTAG
- a CDS encoding 2-oxo acid dehydrogenase subunit E2: MAKFEYRFPELGEGLHEGEIIKMHIKAGDKVTDDDIVMEVQNDKAVVEVPCPVNGTVLEVLTKDGQVCRVGEVVAIIEAEGDVPEQEGHAAEEAAPAPAAPAPANAKSANFEYRFPELGEGLHEGEIIKMHIKAGDKVTDDDIIMEVQNDKAVVEVPCPVNGTVLEVLTKDGQVCRVGDVVAIIAAEGDVPEQAGHASAEADAAKGSANTTSSPAATSPSDAKQGGSVSAAPAPDRDVLATPSVRKFAREQKVDISKVNGTGKGGKITREDVEAFLKGGSAPAAAATPAAAASEAPKAAKTEAKATSAAASGNVSLEEERVPYKGIRKAIANAMVKSAYTAPHVTIMDEVDVTELVAFRTRMKPIAEKKGVKVTYLPFIVKALVAASRQFPALNAMIDEEAGEIVYKKYYNIGIATDTPNGLIVPVIKDADRKSIWMIASSITDLAVRGRDGKLSANEMKGSTISISNIGSAGGMFFTPIINFPEVAILGTGRISEKAVVKNGEIVVAPVMALSLSFDHRIIDGATAQNFMNYIKSLLNNPELLVMEV, encoded by the coding sequence GTGGCAAAGTTTGAATACCGATTCCCTGAACTAGGTGAAGGTTTGCATGAAGGTGAAATCATCAAAATGCATATCAAAGCCGGTGACAAGGTAACGGATGATGATATCGTAATGGAAGTTCAAAATGATAAGGCGGTAGTTGAGGTGCCTTGTCCAGTGAACGGTACCGTGTTGGAAGTTTTGACTAAAGATGGCCAAGTTTGCCGTGTTGGCGAAGTTGTAGCTATTATCGAAGCTGAGGGCGACGTGCCTGAGCAAGAAGGTCATGCTGCTGAAGAAGCTGCACCTGCACCTGCTGCACCAGCTCCTGCGAATGCTAAATCAGCGAACTTTGAATATCGGTTCCCAGAACTGGGTGAAGGTCTGCATGAAGGTGAAATCATCAAAATGCATATCAAAGCCGGTGACAAAGTAACCGATGATGATATCATCATGGAAGTTCAAAATGACAAGGCAGTAGTTGAAGTTCCTTGTCCAGTGAACGGTACTGTGTTGGAAGTTCTGACTAAAGATGGTCAAGTATGCCGTGTTGGCGATGTTGTAGCTATCATTGCTGCAGAAGGTGACGTTCCTGAACAAGCAGGTCATGCTTCCGCAGAAGCAGATGCAGCAAAAGGAAGTGCAAATACCACTTCTTCCCCTGCAGCAACTAGCCCATCTGATGCTAAACAAGGTGGATCTGTTAGTGCAGCACCTGCGCCTGACCGTGATGTGTTGGCTACACCAAGCGTTCGTAAATTTGCTCGTGAGCAAAAAGTGGATATCTCTAAAGTGAACGGAACTGGAAAAGGCGGCAAAATCACTCGTGAAGACGTTGAAGCATTCTTGAAAGGTGGTTCAGCACCTGCGGCAGCGGCAACACCTGCAGCGGCAGCTTCTGAAGCTCCTAAGGCTGCTAAAACTGAAGCTAAAGCAACATCTGCAGCAGCGAGCGGTAATGTTAGTCTTGAAGAAGAACGTGTACCTTACAAGGGCATTCGTAAAGCGATCGCCAATGCAATGGTTAAATCGGCTTACACTGCACCTCACGTTACAATTATGGACGAAGTAGATGTTACTGAACTGGTAGCATTCCGTACACGTATGAAACCAATCGCTGAGAAAAAAGGCGTTAAGGTTACTTACCTTCCGTTCATTGTTAAAGCATTGGTTGCAGCTTCCCGTCAATTCCCAGCGCTTAACGCTATGATTGATGAAGAAGCAGGCGAGATTGTTTACAAGAAATACTACAACATCGGTATCGCTACTGATACACCAAACGGCTTGATCGTTCCAGTTATCAAAGATGCTGACCGTAAGAGCATCTGGATGATCGCTAGCAGCATCACTGACCTTGCAGTTCGTGGTCGTGACGGTAAATTGTCTGCTAACGAAATGAAGGGCAGCACGATCTCCATCAGTAACATTGGTTCTGCTGGCGGTATGTTCTTTACTCCAATCATTAACTTCCCTGAAGTGGCTATCCTCGGAACTGGCCGTATCAGTGAAAAAGCAGTAGTTAAGAATGGTGAAATCGTAGTTGCTCCTGTAATGGCGTTGTCACTCAGCTTTGACCACCGTATTATCGATGGTGCGACTGCTCAAAACTTTATGAACTACATTAAATCGCTGCTCAATAATCCTGAGCTGCTGGTTATGGAGGTATAA
- a CDS encoding alpha-ketoacid dehydrogenase subunit beta produces the protein MAQMNMKEAIRDAMRVELNRDPNVLIFGEDVGNVGGVFRVTEGLQKEFGEDRIFDTPLAESAIGGLAFGLGVQGFRPIAEIQFVGFIFEALDQIVVQAARLRWRSGGKYNAPIVFRTPFGGGVKAAELHTDSLEGLIAQSPGIKVVIPSNPYDAKGLLIASIRDNDPVFFMEHLNLYHAFRAEVPEGEYTVELGKANVVREGADVSIITYGLMVHTATKAAEQLEKEGINVEIIDLRTVSPIDIDTIVASVKKTNRAIVVQEAQKSSGVAAEVIAQINEKALLHLEAPVLRIAGPDTVYPFAQIEDTWLPNPARIIAGVKKVLDF, from the coding sequence ATGGCACAAATGAATATGAAAGAAGCGATCCGCGACGCGATGCGCGTTGAACTGAATCGTGACCCTAACGTTCTTATCTTCGGAGAGGATGTTGGTAATGTAGGTGGCGTTTTCCGTGTAACGGAAGGGCTGCAAAAGGAATTTGGCGAAGATCGTATTTTTGATACTCCACTAGCTGAGTCCGCTATCGGTGGTCTGGCATTTGGTCTTGGTGTACAAGGCTTCCGCCCAATTGCAGAAATTCAATTCGTTGGTTTTATCTTTGAAGCACTTGATCAGATCGTTGTTCAAGCGGCACGTCTGCGCTGGCGTTCTGGCGGTAAATATAATGCTCCAATCGTATTCCGTACTCCTTTTGGTGGCGGAGTTAAGGCTGCTGAGCTTCATACAGATTCACTCGAAGGTTTGATTGCACAAAGCCCGGGTATTAAAGTAGTAATTCCTTCAAACCCATATGATGCTAAGGGACTTCTTATCGCGTCTATCCGCGACAATGACCCTGTATTCTTCATGGAGCATTTGAACCTTTACCATGCATTCCGTGCTGAAGTGCCAGAAGGTGAATACACTGTTGAACTTGGCAAAGCTAACGTAGTACGTGAAGGTGCTGATGTATCTATCATTACTTACGGGCTGATGGTACATACAGCTACCAAAGCAGCCGAGCAACTCGAAAAAGAAGGCATTAACGTTGAAATTATTGACCTTCGTACTGTAAGTCCAATCGACATCGACACTATTGTAGCGTCTGTGAAGAAGACTAACCGTGCTATCGTAGTACAAGAAGCTCAAAAGAGCTCCGGTGTTGCTGCTGAGGTTATTGCACAAATTAACGAAAAAGCATTGCTGCACTTGGAAGCACCTGTTCTTCGGATCGCAGGTCCGGACACAGTATATCCATTCGCACAAATTGAAGATACATGGCTTCCAAACCCTGCGCGTATTATTGCAGGCGTGAAGAAAGTTTTGGATTTCTAA
- the lpdA gene encoding dihydrolipoyl dehydrogenase, with translation MVVGDASLDIDTLVIGAGPGGYVAAIRAAQLGQKVLIVDKSELGGVCLNRGCIPSKALIAAAHQFESAKHGEVFGVTAENVKVDFAKTQEFKNGVVKKMTSGVTSLMKGNKIEVFNGECMFISDTEARVFNDHESPRYRFKHCIIATGSRPIELKPFPFGGRILSSTEALELPEIPKSMIVIGGGYIGAELGQMYSKFGTKVTIIEGLDTVLPGFDKDMTRLVAKNMAKTGIEIVTNAKAESAVQNDKEVTVKYSVGGESKEVTADYLLVTVGRRPNTDGELGLDLIGLELDERGLIKVDHQGRTSIPNIFAIGDVVPGLALAHKASYEGKIAAEAIAGLTSVVDYKVIPAVVFTDPECSSVGLTEKEAKDKGYKVKAGKFPFAGNGRAVSLNSPEGFIKIVANSENNLVLGAQIVGIEASNLIAELGLAIEMGATLEDIALTIHAHPTLGEIVMEAAELVEGHPIHVMK, from the coding sequence ATGGTAGTAGGAGACGCTTCTCTAGATATTGACACATTGGTCATTGGTGCAGGTCCTGGTGGGTATGTGGCGGCAATTCGTGCCGCCCAGCTCGGCCAAAAAGTCCTCATCGTGGATAAATCGGAACTCGGCGGTGTATGTTTGAACCGTGGATGTATTCCTTCTAAAGCACTGATTGCTGCTGCACATCAGTTCGAATCTGCTAAGCATGGTGAAGTTTTCGGTGTTACTGCTGAGAACGTTAAAGTGGATTTTGCCAAAACTCAAGAGTTCAAAAACGGCGTAGTTAAGAAAATGACTAGCGGTGTGACTAGCTTGATGAAAGGCAACAAAATTGAAGTATTTAACGGCGAATGCATGTTTATCAGCGACACAGAAGCACGTGTGTTCAATGATCATGAATCCCCACGTTACCGCTTCAAACACTGTATCATTGCAACAGGTTCCCGTCCGATTGAACTGAAACCTTTCCCATTCGGTGGCCGCATTCTGTCTTCGACTGAAGCTCTTGAGCTTCCAGAAATTCCGAAGAGCATGATCGTAATCGGTGGTGGTTACATCGGCGCTGAGCTTGGCCAAATGTACTCCAAATTCGGTACTAAAGTAACAATCATCGAAGGTTTGGATACTGTACTTCCAGGCTTTGATAAAGATATGACTCGTCTTGTTGCGAAAAACATGGCTAAAACTGGCATCGAAATCGTAACTAACGCTAAAGCTGAAAGTGCTGTACAGAACGACAAGGAAGTTACCGTGAAATATTCTGTTGGTGGCGAATCCAAAGAAGTTACTGCGGATTACTTACTTGTAACTGTAGGCCGTCGTCCTAACACTGATGGTGAACTTGGACTAGACCTGATCGGTCTTGAACTCGACGAGCGTGGATTGATCAAAGTCGATCATCAAGGTCGCACAAGCATTCCTAACATCTTCGCTATCGGCGACGTTGTTCCAGGTCTGGCGTTGGCTCACAAAGCTTCTTACGAAGGTAAGATTGCCGCAGAAGCGATTGCAGGACTTACATCTGTTGTTGACTACAAAGTCATCCCAGCAGTTGTGTTTACAGATCCTGAGTGCTCAAGCGTTGGTTTAACTGAGAAAGAAGCGAAAGACAAAGGCTACAAAGTGAAAGCTGGTAAGTTCCCATTTGCAGGGAATGGCCGCGCCGTATCTTTGAACAGCCCAGAAGGTTTCATCAAAATTGTTGCTAACTCCGAAAACAATCTTGTGCTTGGTGCACAAATCGTTGGTATCGAAGCTTCTAACTTGATCGCTGAACTCGGTTTGGCAATCGAAATGGGCGCAACACTTGAAGATATCGCTTTGACTATTCATGCGCACCCAACCCTTGGCGAAATCGTCATGGAAGCTGCTGAACTGGTTGAAGGTCATCCTATTCACGTAATGAAATAA
- a CDS encoding glutamate synthase subunit beta yields the protein MSTPTGFMEYKRQLPGDRDPEQRVKDWEEFHHHLSEDELQTQGARCMDCGTPYCHTGIDMAGGTSGCPVHNLIPEWNNLVYRGLWKEALERLHKTNNFPEFTGSICPAPCEGSCTVGLIGQPVTIKTIELAIIDKGFEEGWVVPNPPEKRTGKKIAIVGSGPAGLAAAAQLNKAGHTVTVFERSDRIGGLLTYGIPTMKLDKRVVQRRVDLLAAEGINFVVNTEIGKDIPAQQLVDEYDAVVLCGGATKARRFNVEGSELKGVMYAMDYLNGTIKSYLNSNLEDGNYVSAEGKDVIVLGGGDTGSDCVATALRHGCSSITQFGTHEKAPLQRDPIANPWPQFPNVYSLDYAQEEAKAIFGDDPREFSIMTTKFVGDDEGNLKELHTVQIRRIVDETGRKIYQPVPGTEAVYPAQLALIAIGFDGPEQDIIQELDLETDRRSNVKARYGKFNTNVDKVFAAGDMRRGQSLVVWAINEGREAAREVDKYLMGSTVLV from the coding sequence ATGTCTACACCTACAGGTTTTATGGAGTATAAACGGCAGCTCCCAGGTGATCGGGATCCTGAGCAGCGGGTAAAAGACTGGGAGGAGTTCCACCATCATTTATCCGAGGACGAGCTTCAGACACAAGGAGCGCGCTGCATGGATTGCGGAACGCCGTATTGTCATACAGGAATTGATATGGCTGGAGGAACCTCGGGTTGTCCAGTTCATAATCTAATTCCAGAGTGGAATAATTTGGTGTACCGCGGACTCTGGAAAGAAGCCCTGGAACGTCTGCATAAGACGAATAATTTCCCTGAGTTTACTGGAAGCATTTGTCCTGCTCCTTGCGAAGGCTCTTGCACAGTGGGTCTAATTGGACAGCCGGTGACCATTAAGACCATTGAGCTAGCTATTATTGATAAGGGCTTTGAAGAAGGCTGGGTTGTACCTAATCCTCCAGAGAAACGTACAGGCAAAAAGATTGCAATCGTAGGCTCTGGACCTGCTGGACTCGCAGCAGCAGCTCAACTTAATAAGGCTGGACATACAGTAACTGTATTTGAACGCAGTGACCGCATCGGCGGACTGCTGACATATGGCATTCCCACTATGAAACTCGATAAGAGAGTTGTACAACGTCGTGTAGATTTATTAGCTGCAGAAGGTATTAATTTTGTAGTGAATACAGAGATTGGCAAGGATATTCCTGCTCAACAGCTAGTGGATGAATATGATGCGGTTGTTCTGTGTGGTGGAGCTACAAAGGCACGTCGTTTTAACGTTGAAGGCAGTGAGCTTAAGGGTGTTATGTACGCCATGGACTATTTAAATGGTACGATTAAGAGCTATTTGAATTCCAATCTTGAAGATGGCAACTATGTATCTGCTGAAGGTAAAGACGTGATCGTCTTGGGTGGTGGTGATACTGGATCTGACTGTGTTGCTACAGCACTTCGTCATGGCTGCAGCAGTATCACTCAATTTGGTACACATGAAAAAGCACCTCTTCAGCGTGATCCGATTGCTAACCCTTGGCCACAATTCCCGAATGTATATAGCCTAGACTACGCGCAAGAAGAAGCTAAAGCCATATTTGGGGATGACCCGCGTGAGTTCTCTATCATGACTACTAAATTTGTTGGTGATGATGAAGGTAACTTGAAAGAGTTGCATACTGTACAGATCCGCCGGATCGTGGATGAGACAGGTCGTAAGATCTATCAACCTGTTCCAGGTACCGAAGCTGTGTATCCTGCTCAATTAGCTTTGATAGCCATCGGTTTTGATGGGCCAGAACAAGATATTATTCAAGAGCTTGATCTTGAGACAGATCGTCGTTCCAATGTGAAAGCACGTTATGGTAAATTCAATACCAACGTGGATAAAGTGTTTGCTGCTGGCGATATGAGACGTGGTCAAAGCTTGGTTGTATGGGCCATCAACGAAGGACGCGAAGCTGCGCGTGAAGTGGATAAATACCTGATGGGTTCAACCGTTCTTGTTTAA
- a CDS encoding pentapeptide repeat-containing protein, with amino-acid sequence MSENHKFTEPYKDKKGHYLKAECESCFGLCCSALPFSASVDFAMDKAAGQPCHNLQSDFRCGVHTDLRALGFRGCTVYDCFGAGQKLSQVTYTGEDWRKNPKTAKQMFEVFTAMWHLHELLWYLNESLNLDITHSIHVELQTALDETEQLTLLNPDSLQKVNVDAHRAKINLLLLQVSELVRTEARRKLKKASRTFSRGADLVGANLKNADLRGANLRGAYLIAADLKGANLRGADLIGADFRDTDLRGADLSESIFLTQGQINAAIGDDLTKLPPALSRPEQWLSV; translated from the coding sequence GTGTCTGAAAATCACAAATTTACAGAACCTTATAAGGACAAAAAAGGTCACTATTTAAAAGCAGAATGTGAGAGCTGCTTCGGTTTGTGCTGTTCCGCACTACCTTTTTCAGCTTCAGTGGATTTTGCTATGGATAAAGCAGCTGGCCAGCCGTGCCATAACCTACAATCAGACTTTCGCTGTGGTGTACATACAGATTTAAGAGCGCTTGGATTTCGTGGTTGTACTGTATATGACTGTTTTGGGGCTGGGCAAAAGCTTTCTCAGGTTACTTATACCGGTGAGGACTGGCGGAAGAATCCAAAAACTGCAAAGCAAATGTTCGAGGTATTTACGGCCATGTGGCATTTGCACGAATTGCTATGGTACTTAAATGAATCATTGAACTTAGATATAACCCATTCAATACATGTTGAGCTGCAAACAGCACTCGATGAGACGGAACAACTCACTTTACTTAACCCTGATTCTCTACAGAAGGTGAATGTTGACGCTCATCGAGCAAAGATTAATCTGTTACTGCTGCAAGTCAGTGAACTTGTGCGTACTGAGGCTCGTCGTAAACTAAAAAAAGCATCGAGAACTTTCAGCCGTGGTGCTGACCTTGTCGGCGCAAATCTTAAAAATGCAGATCTCAGAGGCGCCAACCTGAGGGGAGCCTATTTGATTGCCGCTGACCTTAAAGGCGCTAATCTTAGAGGTGCAGATCTTATTGGTGCAGATTTCCGTGACACTGACCTTAGGGGCGCTGATCTATCAGAGAGCATTTTTCTAACTCAGGGTCAGATTAATGCGGCAATAGGTGATGATCTCACAAAGTTACCTCCAGCACTTTCCCGCCCTGAACAATGGCTTTCAGTTTGA
- a CDS encoding thymidylate synthase, with product MNNELEQTYLNFLQYILDNGVKKEDRTGTGTISVFGYQMRFDLSKGFPLFTTKRTPFRLIASELLWFIKGDTNIRYLLKNNNHIWDEWAFKRWVESDEYTGPDMTDFGNRCLIDEDFNQVYQAEMKAFCDRVLEDDAFAAKHGDLGNVYGKQWRNWTSSTGESIDQLQDVIHQIKTNPDSRRLIVSAWNPEDVINAGAKGSKAALPPCHVMFQFYVANGKLSCHLLQRSADSFLGANFNIPSYSLLTHLIAHECGLEVGEFVYSISDAHIYSNHVDQVKEQLSRDLRPLPTLVINSNKKSLFDIELEDLIIEGYNPHPSIKAPIAV from the coding sequence TTGAATAATGAGTTAGAACAAACCTATTTGAATTTTTTACAATATATTTTAGATAATGGTGTAAAAAAAGAAGATCGTACCGGAACGGGTACTATTAGTGTATTTGGTTATCAAATGCGATTTGATTTATCAAAAGGCTTCCCATTATTTACAACAAAACGGACACCGTTCCGTTTAATCGCAAGTGAATTATTATGGTTTATTAAAGGCGACACAAACATTCGTTATTTATTGAAAAATAATAATCATATTTGGGATGAATGGGCTTTCAAAAGATGGGTTGAATCAGACGAATATACAGGTCCAGATATGACTGATTTCGGGAATCGTTGTTTAATTGATGAAGACTTCAATCAAGTTTATCAAGCAGAGATGAAAGCATTTTGTGATCGTGTCTTAGAAGATGATGCGTTCGCAGCGAAGCATGGTGACCTAGGGAATGTTTATGGTAAGCAATGGCGAAATTGGACATCTTCTACGGGTGAATCCATTGACCAATTACAAGATGTAATTCATCAGATCAAAACAAATCCTGATTCTCGTCGTTTAATTGTAAGCGCATGGAACCCGGAAGATGTTATAAATGCTGGGGCAAAAGGGAGTAAAGCAGCGTTACCACCTTGCCACGTTATGTTCCAGTTCTATGTTGCAAATGGTAAATTAAGCTGTCACTTGCTGCAGCGCAGCGCTGACTCTTTTCTTGGAGCTAACTTCAATATCCCGTCTTACTCCTTACTTACACATTTAATAGCACATGAGTGTGGTCTAGAAGTAGGCGAGTTTGTATATAGCATTAGTGATGCACATATCTATTCAAACCATGTTGATCAAGTAAAAGAGCAATTATCAAGAGATTTAAGACCATTGCCTACATTGGTTATTAATTCAAATAAGAAATCACTTTTTGATATCGAGCTGGAAGACCTTATCATTGAAGGGTACAATCCGCATCCTTCGATAAAAGCTCCGATCGCAGTATAA
- a CDS encoding dihydrofolate reductase, translating to MSISLIWAMGTNHVIGKDNDMPWHLPLDFAYFKAETLGKRMLMGRKTWDSLGGKPLKGRTSLIMTRDTDYAPEGAKVVHTLEEALSEGRKDDELMVIGGAEIYKLMLPYADKLMLTQIEQDFEGNTRFPDIDWSVWKEVSNKKGIRDEKNPYDYRFLVYERTE from the coding sequence ATGAGTATTAGCTTAATATGGGCAATGGGCACCAATCATGTTATTGGAAAAGATAATGATATGCCTTGGCATTTACCGCTTGATTTCGCTTATTTCAAAGCAGAAACACTGGGGAAGAGAATGCTTATGGGCCGCAAAACGTGGGATTCGCTCGGAGGGAAGCCTCTAAAGGGCAGAACAAGCTTAATTATGACTAGAGATACTGACTATGCTCCTGAAGGTGCAAAGGTTGTACACACACTTGAGGAAGCTCTCAGCGAGGGTAGAAAAGACGATGAGCTGATGGTGATCGGCGGTGCGGAAATTTATAAGCTGATGTTGCCGTATGCTGACAAGTTGATGTTAACGCAAATTGAACAGGATTTTGAAGGGAATACCCGGTTTCCTGATATTGACTGGAGTGTGTGGAAAGAAGTTTCCAATAAGAAGGGAATTCGTGATGAAAAGAATCCGTATGATTACCGTTTTCTTGTTTATGAACGTACGGAATAG
- a CDS encoding proline--tRNA ligase → MRQSNLLLTTLREVPSEAETNSHQLLLRAGYIRQLAAGVYTYLPLGRRVLRKIEAIVREEMDHSGTQEILMPSMQPAELWKESERYDVYGKELMTFKDRHVREFILGPTHEEVVTTLVRNEISSYRKLPVTVYQIQTKFRDERRPRSGLLRGREFLMKDAYSFDISSEGLDKSYHQMFDAYHRIFKRCGLKFRAVHADSGAIGGEGGSHEFMALADIGEDTIAVCSSCDYAANLEQAEAVRPVKKEMNFEVPAIEKFHTPNLRTIDQLEQELEIQPEQIMKTLIYEGSGQFFAVVVRGDHEVNEIKVSKYIGAMEIGLADYEAVKSLTGVESGFVGPVGLQLTVLVDAAVAEMTEGTTGAGEKDYHFRNVVPGRDFGLEYVGDFRNVAEGEACPHCEDGVLHFHQGIEIGHVFKLGTKYSEKLGASFLDRSGKSQPMIMGCYGIGISRLLSAIVEQNHDDQGIMWPVALAPYQVHILMMSIKDSEQLEVAEELYNQLTKLGFETLLDDRDERAGVKFKDSSLIGIPVTLVVGKEAAQGRVEYLERASAAGKEVLEKLEAVSRIQEFFSQLN, encoded by the coding sequence ATGCGACAAAGCAATTTATTATTAACAACACTGCGTGAGGTGCCTTCGGAAGCGGAGACAAACAGTCATCAGCTACTGCTGCGTGCGGGGTATATCCGTCAATTAGCTGCTGGAGTGTATACCTATTTACCACTTGGACGGCGGGTTCTGCGAAAGATAGAAGCGATTGTGAGAGAAGAGATGGATCATTCCGGAACGCAGGAGATTTTAATGCCATCCATGCAGCCTGCGGAACTTTGGAAGGAATCAGAACGTTATGATGTTTATGGTAAGGAGTTGATGACTTTTAAGGATCGTCATGTGCGGGAATTCATTCTCGGTCCAACGCATGAAGAAGTAGTAACCACACTTGTGCGGAATGAGATCAGCTCCTATCGTAAGCTTCCTGTTACCGTGTATCAAATTCAGACTAAGTTTCGAGATGAACGGCGACCACGTTCCGGATTGCTAAGAGGAAGAGAGTTCTTGATGAAGGATGCGTACTCTTTTGACATAAGCTCAGAAGGACTTGATAAATCATACCACCAAATGTTCGATGCTTATCACCGGATATTTAAGCGATGTGGATTGAAGTTCAGAGCTGTTCATGCAGATTCTGGTGCAATTGGCGGAGAAGGGGGCAGCCATGAATTTATGGCACTGGCTGATATCGGGGAAGATACGATTGCGGTATGTTCCTCTTGCGATTACGCAGCCAATCTGGAACAGGCAGAAGCTGTGCGTCCTGTTAAGAAGGAAATGAATTTCGAAGTACCAGCGATAGAGAAATTCCATACTCCAAATTTACGTACAATTGATCAATTAGAGCAGGAGTTGGAGATCCAGCCAGAGCAGATTATGAAAACATTGATCTACGAAGGTAGCGGACAATTCTTTGCTGTAGTGGTTCGAGGAGATCATGAAGTTAATGAGATAAAAGTGAGTAAATATATCGGAGCGATGGAGATCGGTCTTGCTGACTATGAAGCTGTGAAATCCTTAACGGGTGTAGAGAGTGGGTTTGTGGGGCCTGTGGGACTTCAATTAACTGTACTAGTTGATGCCGCAGTTGCTGAGATGACGGAAGGTACGACGGGAGCAGGAGAAAAAGATTATCACTTCCGTAATGTTGTACCTGGTAGAGATTTTGGGCTTGAGTATGTGGGGGATTTTCGCAATGTAGCGGAAGGAGAAGCTTGTCCACATTGCGAGGATGGCGTTCTTCATTTTCATCAAGGCATTGAAATCGGACATGTCTTTAAATTAGGTACCAAATACAGTGAGAAGCTTGGAGCTTCCTTTTTAGATCGTTCAGGCAAAAGTCAGCCTATGATCATGGGTTGTTACGGAATTGGAATCTCGCGACTATTGTCCGCAATTGTAGAACAGAATCATGATGATCAAGGAATAATGTGGCCAGTTGCATTAGCACCTTATCAGGTTCATATTTTGATGATGTCCATAAAGGACTCGGAGCAACTGGAAGTTGCAGAGGAGCTTTATAATCAACTTACTAAGCTCGGTTTTGAGACGCTGCTAGATGATAGGGATGAACGTGCTGGCGTTAAATTTAAGGATTCAAGTTTGATTGGTATACCCGTAACGCTAGTAGTCGGTAAGGAGGCTGCACAAGGTAGGGTGGAGTATCTAGAAAGAGCCTCCGCTGCGGGTAAAGAAGTCTTAGAAAAGTTAGAAGCAGTTTCTCGTATCCAAGAATTCTTTTCGCAGCTGAATTAA